The Sorangiineae bacterium MSr11954 DNA segment CACTATTGCAGCCGCGCGCTGATCGACGATGTCATTCGCGGGCGGCTGCGGCGCATGCCGACCGTCGAAATGGTGGACGAAGCCTTGGTGCAGGAGCCGCTCGCAGACGATACGAAGCGGCGCATCCAAGGCGTTCGGTACGTTCGAAAAGGCGAAACGCGGGTGCTCCCGGCCGCCTTGGTGGTCGACGCCAGCGGGCGAGGCTCCAAGGCTGGCGCTTGGCTTCAGGAGCTCGGCTACCCGCTGGTCGAACGAGCGGCGGTGGAGACGGACCTGGGGTACACCACGCGCCTCTACCAACGGCGTCCCGAGTACGCGGATCAGTGGAAGGTCCTCTTGATCCTTCCGCGCCCGCCGGGCTCTCGGCGGATGGGCGTCATCAGCCCCATCGAGGGCGACCGCTGGATGGTGACCACCGGCGGATGGTTCGGAGAGTACCCTGCCCCCAACGAGGGGGCCTACCTCGAGTTCTTGCGCAGCTTGTCCGTGCCGGACATCTACCATGTCATCAAGGACGCCAAGCCGCTCTCGGACATTTTCACGTATCGCATGAAGGGCGGGCTCCGGCGGCACTACGAGCGCATGGATCGGTTCCCCGAAGGCTTTCTGGTGATGGGCGACGCGCTTTGCTGCTTCAATCCGCTGTATAGTCAGGGTATGAGTGTCTGCGCGATGGAAGCCGAAGCCCTGCGCCGGGTCATCGCGCCTTTGCCGGATGGCGAGAGCGTCGCTCGCTCGGTGCGCTCGGCGCAGCGGGCGATCGCCGAAGCGGTCGAGCCGTCCTGGGGCATGGCGCGCAGCGAGGATTTGCGATTCCCGGAGACCGAGGGCGAACGCTCGTCGCTCTTGTGGCTGCAGCACTGGTACGGGGCGCAGCTGGTCCGCGCGTCCGCCCGCGATCGCCGGGTCGTGACCACCTTGTTGAAGGTCGTCAACCTCATGGAGGAGGGATCGCAGCTGCAGCGTCCCGAGATCGTTCTGCGCGTCCTTCGCGCGTGGATGCGCAACCTGATCACCAAGCCATTCAACGTCCTCTCTGGTTCTGGCTCTGGCTCTGGCTTCTCTGGCTCTGGAGCATCCGATGTCGTCTAGCGCTGCTGGTTCCCGTTTCGCGCACGTTATCTTCGATTGGAATGGCACCCTCCTCGACGATTTTCCTCTGGCGCTTCGCTCGGTCAATCACGTGCTCGCGAAGCACAGCCGAAGCCCCATCGATGCGGACCGCTACCGCGAGTTTTTCGGCTTCCCCATCCGAGGCTTCTACGAGCGAATCGGCTTCAACTTCAACGTCTCCTCGATCGCGTTCGAGGACGTGATGCGCGACTACCTCGGCGTCTTCGATCCCGCCCTGCGCGATTGCCCGCTGCACGATGGCGTCCTCGACTTGCTCGACCACCTCGACGCATGCGCCATCCCCGCATCCATCCTGACCGCGTCGCATCAAGATACCCTCGACGCCACCTTGCATCACTTCGGCCTCGCGCATCGCTTCGTGCACCGCATTGGGTTGCCCGATTCGAACGCGCACTCCAAGTTGGAGCTCGCGCGCGATCTGCAGCGCCGGTTGGAGGAGCGCGAGGGCATCACGTGCGAGCGCATCCTTTACGTGGGCGATACCACCCACGATGGCGAGATCGCGCGTGCGATGGGGTGGGGGTGCGTGGCGATCCCCCGAGGCCACCAGCCTCGTTCGACGCTGCTCGCGGACGGGCTCCAGTTGGTCGAAAGGCTCCACGAGCTCCAGCTGTTGGTGGGAGGAACGCGATGAGCACCGGCAACCCGCGCGTCCGCATCCAGAAGGTCGAGGTTCTCTCGAACGACTGGTACGTCCTCAAGAAAACGACGTTCGATTACCTGCGCGCCGATGGTACGTGGCAAACGCAGAGCCGCGAAACGTACGACCGCGGCAATGGCTCGGTCATCCTCCTCTACAACCGCGACAAGAAGACCGTGGTGCTGACGCGCCAGTTTCGCTTTCCAGCGTTCGTCAACGGATTGGCCGACGGGATGCTGATCGAGGCATGCGCGGGGCTGCTCGACAACGACGATCCGGAGACGTGCATCCGGCGCGAGGCCGAAGAAGAAACCGGCTATCGGGTCACCAACGTCCGGAAGATCTTCGAAGTCTACATGAGCCCAGGCTCCGTCACGGAGAAGCTCTATTTCTTCGTCGCCGAGTACTCCGCCGGCGACAAGGTCTCGGACGGCGGAGGCGAAGCGAACCATGGCGAGGACATCGAGGTCCTCGAGCTGCCGCTGGAGAAAGCGCTTCACATGATCGAGACGGGCGCGATCGCCGACGGCAAGACGATCATGCTGTTGCAGTACGCAAAATTGCACCGCCTCGTCGATTGAAGCGAGCGTCCGACCTAACGTTTGGGCCTGGCAAGGCTAGGCAAGACAAAGCGAGACAAGCGAGACGAAAAAGGCGAGGCGAAGCAAGCGCGCACGGACGGCCAACGCGAGCTCAAGCGGCGAGTGACACCATGCGCATGCTTCTCGATGGACGTGCCCCCGGCGCGGATCGATGGACCGCGGCAACTTCGTTTTGCCGCCCGTCGGTTTGGAGCGCGGATCGGGCACGAATCACCCTTGATGCGCGTCCTTTTGCAAGCGCGCGAGGAACGCAAGGAAGATGAGAGAGCACCGCAAGGCGGGCATTGGCGATCCTTTTGACGGGTGACACGTCGCGTCATTAAAACGGTGTCAAGTATCGATTAATGATGATGATGAACCAAATTCGTCAGCTCGAAGGGTTGGATTGCACATCGGCTGATGGACACGGAGCCTTGGTCGTTTATCGTACCGTGGCATTTTGGTGAACCTCGCGCGTGATAACCGTCCGCTGACGGACATACCCCGCGATCACCAAGGAGGGTTCCGTGAAAACGATCGTAAGCCGCACATCTCTCGCCCGCCTCGTCGGCTCTGCTTTGGTGATCGCCCCCGCGCTCCTTGCTTGCAACAAGGATCAAGGGAGCTCCGCGTCGACGAACTCGTCTGCTGCAGCTACGGCCCCGGCGCCCGCCAAGCCGGAAGCCGATACCATCAAAATTGGCCTCCTTTTGCCCGAGACGAAGACGGCACGGTACGAGGCGGCCGATCGCCCGTTCTTCGTGGCCCGCCTCAAGGAGATCTGTCCAAAGTGTGAAGTTCTCTATCAGAACGCCGACCAGAAGACCGACAAGCAGCAGGCGCAGGCCGAGTCGTTGTTGATCAACGGCATCAAGGTGCTGGTCATCGATCCCGTCGACGCCAAGGCCGTCGCGGGTGTGATCGCCAAGGCAAAGGCGCAGAACGTCGCCGTCCTCGCCTACGAGCGCCTCGCACAAGGTCCCGCCGATTACCACGTTTCGTTCGACAACGAGCAAGTGGGCCGGCTGCAGGCTCAGGCGCTGCTCGATGCGCTGAAAAAGGGTGGCGATCCCAAGCGCGGCAAGATCGTGATGATCAACGGCTCGCCGACCGATCCGAACGCGGGATCGTACAAGAAGGGCGCGCACGCCGTGCTCGATGGCCAGGTGAACATCGGTATGGAGTACGACACCCCCGATTGGAGCCCGGACAAGGCGCAAGACGAGATGCAGCAGGCCATCACGGCCATCGGCAAGAAGAACATCATTGGCGTGTATTGCGCCAACGACGGTACCGCCAGCGGCGCCATCGCGGCCATGAAGGGCGCGGGCTTCGCCGACCTTCCGCCGGTCACCGGACAAGATGCCGAGCTCGCGGCCGTTCAACGCATCGTGGCCGGGCAGCAGTACATGACCGTGTACAAGGCAATCAAGAAGGAGGCGATCGTGGCGGCCGACATGGCCTACGCGATGGCGCAAGGAAAGCCGTATACGGAGCAGAAGACCGTGATGATCAACAACGGCACCAAGGACATCCCGTCGGTGCTGCTCGCGGCCGACGTGGTGACCAAGGAGAACGTCAAGGACACCGTCATCAAGGACGGCTTCCATGCGGCGCCGAAGGTCTGCGAGGGCACCTTCGCGGCCGCGTGCAAGACCGCGGGGATCCTGTAGCCCACGGCGCGCAGAGCGTCCGGGCGAATTCGTTCTCGATTGTGTGCGTGTAACTGGTGATTTCAGATGCTGGAATGGGTGTTCAAGTGACGAACGTTCTCGAGCTTCGCGGGATATCCAAACGCTTCGGCGCAGTGCAAGCGCTCACGGACGTGAACCTCGACGTCGCCGCCGGTGAGGTGGTGGCGCTCGTGGGGGACAATGGGGCGGGCAAGTCCACGCTCATCAAGGTGATCAGCGGCGTCATCACCCCGGACGCCGGCACGATCACTTGGGAGGGGAAGGTCACGAACATCACGCGGCCGCACGATGCGCAGGCCCTGGGCATCGCGACCGTGTTCCAGGATCTGGCGCTCTGCGACAACCTCGACGTGGTCGGCAATCTGTTCCTCGGGCGCGAGCTCGGCACGGGCGGGGTGCTCGACGAGATCGAAATGGAGAAGCGTTCGCGCGAGCTCCTGCACACGCTCTCCGTGAAGATCCCCAGCGTGCGCATCGCCATCGCGTCGCTCTCGGGGGGACAGCGGCAATCGGTGGCCATCGCGCGGGCTTTGCTCGGGCAGACCAAGGTGGTCCTGCTCGACGAGCCCACGGCGGCCCTCGGCGTGGAGCAGACCGCGCAGGTGCTCGACTTGATCGAGCGGCTCCGCGAGCAAGGGCTCGGCGTGATCCTCATCAGCCACAATCTGGCGGACGTTCGCGCGGTCGCCGATCGCGTGGTGGTCCTGCGCCTCGGCAAAAATGGCGGCACGTTCCGGATCGACGAGGTGACGCACGAGCAGATCGTCGCCGCCATCACCGGTGCACAGGACAACGTTGTCGCACGAAGAAAAGCACGCACCGAGGGGCGTCCGCAGGAGCGTGCGGGTGGCACGGTCGGGGAGGCGAAGGTATGAGTTCGATGGTGGAAGGCAAAGGCAACAAGCTCGAAGGCGCGGCAGCCGTCGACCCCCGCTTGCTCGTGCGCGAGAGCGGGATCCGTGGATACCTCGAAGACTTTCGCCGCCGGCTTCGCGGGGGCGATCTCGGCGCCCTGCCGGTGGCGATCGGCCTGGTGGTCATCTGGGTGACGTTCTACAGCCTGAACGAGAACTTCCTCGCGCCGCAGAACCTCTCCAACTTGTCGCTGCAAATCGCCGCCACGGGGACCATCTCGGTGGGCATCGTGCTCGTCCTGCTCCTGGGCGAGATCGATCTGTCCGTGGGCTCGGTGAGCGGCCTGACCAGCGCCATTTTGGCGGTGCTCAACGTGAACCAAGGCATGTCCGCGACCGCCTCCATTTTGGCGGCGCTCGCGGCCGGCGCCGTGGTGGGGGCCGTTCACGGCTTCTTCTTCTCCCGCGTGGGCGTCCCGTCCTTCGTCGTGACCTTGGCGGGCCTCATCGGCTGGCAGGGGCTCCAGCTCTATGTGCTGGGCAAAGAGGGGACGATCAACCTCCCGTACGAAGGCGGGGTCGCCAGCCTGACGCACACTTTCTTTCCCCCGGTCGTGGGCTACGCCATCGGCGCCGCCATCGTGGCCGCGTATGCGCTGCTCGACGTCAGCGCGTCCCGGCGCCGCGCCAAAGCGGGGCTCCCCACCCGGCCTCTGTCCGATACGGCCATTCGCGCCGGGTTGGTGGCGGTGGCGATCTTCGCCTCCGTGTATGTGCTCAATCAGGCGGAGGGGTTGCCGCTGGCGCTCCTCATCTTCGTCGGCTTCGTCGCCATCTTCGACTGGATCCTGCGCCGCACCCGCTACGGGCGCATGATCTTCGCCGTGGGCGGCAACGCGGAGGCCGCGCGGCGCGCCGGCATCGATGTGCGGCTCGTGCGCCTCTCGGTCTACGTTCTCTCCTCGACCATGGGCGCGGCGGGCGGCGTCCTCGCGGCCTCGCGTCTGTTCGCGGTCAATCAGAGCTCGGGCGGCAACAACGAGCTACTCAACGCGATCGCCGCCGCCGTCATTGGCGGAACGAGCCTCTTCGGAGGCCGCGGCAACACCTATTCGGCGCTCCTCGGCATGTTGGTGATCGGATCGATTTCCAACGGTATGTATCTTTTGCAGCTCGACTCGTCTGTGCAATTCATGATCACAGGTGGCGTGCTTTTGGCGGCGGTGGTGATCGATTCGCTCTCCCGCCGCGGGCGCCAATCCAGTGGCCGCGCATAAATACGAGATCGAGCCCGGTGACTACGCATTAGTCCAGGTCCGATGACGCGTTAGGTCAATCGAACTTAATTCGAACCTCCGCCATTTGTTGTCCTCGCCACCGACTGAACTGCAGTACGGTGGCGAGTAGATGACAGAACGATGGCGTCGGCACACCGGCCTAACGGCCGACGTGGATCCCCTTCGGGAGATTCGCCACTTGCGGTGGCCGACTTTTGACGCAGGGGTCCTGATATGAGCCAAAGCGTGATCCGGCTTCTCACGCTCGCGCTTCTAGTATGCATATCGGTGTCGTGTCGCAGCGGCAGCAGCGCGAGCGGGCAAAACACTCCAGAGCCGGCGAAACCGCCGGGAAAAATAAGGGTGGTCTTCAAGTACCAGCCGCTGGGATCGGAGCCCGAGCCCCTCCGCGATCTGCTCGCGGACTTCGAGCGCGCCAATCCCGATATCGAGGTCATGACGGAGGTGCTCCCCAACGCATCCGACGTCGTGCACCAATACTTCCTCACGTCGCTCGAAGGAAAGAGCCGTGAGTTCGACGTCTTCATCGCCGACGTCGTGTGGATACCCGAGTTTGCGCGCGCGGGGTGGATCTCGGACATCTCCGACGCGCTCCCGCCCGAAGTGATCAAACGCGATTTCCTCCCCGGCGCCGCCGAAGCGGTCATCGTGCAAGGAAAGACCTATGGCGCCCCGTGGTACGTGGACGCGGGATTGCTCTACTACCGGACCGATCTCGTTCCGCGCGCCCCCAAGACGTACGAAGAGCTGATCGAGTTCGCAAAGGCCGCGCGCGCCAAGGATCCCTCGCTCTACGGCTACGTGTGGCAAGGGCGCCAGTACGAAGGGCTCGTCTGCAATGCCTACGAGGCGCTCTGGGGCCACGGCGGCAAGACCATGGATAACACCCGCGTTCTGGTCGACACGAAGGAGGGGCGCGCCGCCATGTCGTACATGCGTCGGCTCTTCACCGAGGGCATTTCGCCGCCTTCGGTCACCTCCGCCGGCGAGGAGGATGCGCGCCATGTCTTTCAGCAGGGCCGCGCCGTCTTCATGCGCAATTGGCCGTACTGTTGGGGCGAGGCGCAGAAAGATGGCTCACCCATCAAGGGGAAGGTTGGAATCACCACCTTGCCCACGGTGGACGGCTCTCCTGGACACGGCGCCTTGGGCGGCTGGCAGCTCGCGCTCAATGCCAATACGCCGAGCTGGCGGCGCGAGGCGGCGCTGAAGCTCATGACGTATTTGACCTCGCTCCAATCCGGGGTGAAGCTGGCCATCGCCTACGGCCGCAACCCCTCGCGCAAGGCCGCGTACCAAGACGCGGATTTGCGCAAGTCGGCGCCGTTCGTCGCGGATCTGCTGCCGGTGCTGGAGAACGCCAAACCGCGGCCGGTGACCCCCTACTACGGCATGCTCTCCGACGTGCTGCAGAGCGAGTTCTCCGCCGTCGTCTCGGGCATCCGCACGCCGGAGGCATCGCTCGATCGCGCGCAAAAGCTCCTCGACCACGTCACGCAAGGTGGATCATGACAGCCGAACAAGCGGGTCGAAGCAAGGAAGGCGCAGCGCTCGAGCCGCACCTGGGGCAGCCGAAGCTGACCCCCGAGCACTCGGGTCTCCGGCGCAGCGGTGACGAGCCCGGCGCCGGGAAGAAGCGGAAGAGCACGGGGGCCTCCGATCGGCGGCAGGCCACGTTGATGGTGGCGCCGGCGGTGGTGATCCTGCTGGTCGTCGCGTTCTATCCGATCGTGGCCACCATGTGGCTCAGTCTCCACCGCATGATCCTCGTCTTTCACGAGGAGCAGTTCATCGGTTTGGGCAACTACGCCTTTTTGCTCTCCGATCCACGCTTTTGGTCCGCGCTGCGCAACACTGCGTATTTCGCGGCCGTGGCCGTCGCCATCGAGCTCGTTCTGGGGCTCGGCTTTGCCCTGCTGCTCAACGCCGCGTTCCCCGGGCGCTCGCTCTTGCGCGCATCCATCCTGATCCCGTGGGCCATCCCCACCGTCGTCTCGGCGAAGCTCTGGGCGTGGCTCTTCAATCCCGAATACGGATTGCTCACCCGGATGCTCCCCGGCCAGGACGTCAATTGGCTCGGCATGCCGGGGTATGCGATGCACGCGGCCATTTTGGTCGACGTGTGGAAGACCACGCCGTTCGTCGCGCTGCTGCTGCTCGCGGGCCTGCAGACCATTCCGCAGGACATCTACAAGGCCGCGCAGGTCGACGGCGCCGGCACCCTCCGGCAGTTCTTCTCGATCACCCTGCCGCTGCTGCGCAACACCATCGTGGTCACCTTGATCTTCCGCACCCTCGACGCCTCGCGCGTGTTCGACGCGGTGTACGTTCTGACCGAGGGTGGCCCGGCCAACACCACGGAGACCCTCTCCATTTACGCGTACAAGACGCTGATGCGCGTGGGTGACTTCGGTTATGGCTCGACCTTGTCGGTGGTCACGTTCCTCTGCGTGATGGGCATCAGCCTCGGCTACTTGAAAGTGCTCGGCGTGGAGCGAGGAAAGGGGCGCGCATGAAACGCATCTCGCTTTGGTTCGGCCTGGTCGCCGCCGTCACCTTTTGCGCCGGTCCCTTCGTGTGGCAGATGATCACGTCGCTCCGGCCCGAGAGCGATCTGCTCAACCTCGGTCTGCCGAGCACCCTCACCCTCGAGAGCTACGTAGGGGCCTTTCACGGGCGGCCGTTCGGTCATGTCATCGTCAACAGCGTCATCGTGGCGGTGGTGACCACGCTCTTTTGCTTGGCGGTGGGCGCCTCGGCCGCGTTCGCGCTGGCGAAGCTCGATTTCCGCGGCCGCAAGGCGCTGCTCTTCGGGTCGCTCGCCGTATCCATGTTTCCGCCCATCGCCACCGTGAGCCCGCTCTACCTCATCATCCGCTCGGTGGGTCTGCTCGATCATCTGACGGGGCTCATCATCCCGGACACCACCTTTGCGTTGCCGCTCACGCTCTGGATCCTCACCGGCTTCTTCGAGGACATCCCGGACGAGCTCTATCGGGCCGCGCGCGTCGATGGCTGTACACCGTTCCAAGCGTTCTGGAAGGTGCTCTTGCCGCTGGCCGCGCCGGGCCTGGCCACCACGGCCATCCTCGTATTCATCTTTTCGTGGAACGAGTTCCTCTACGCGCTCACCTTCATCTCCACCCCGGAGAAACGAACCATCCCGGTGGCGATCAGCCTCTTTACGGGGGAGCACAAGGAGCCCTGGGGCGAGATCGCGGCCGCCTCCGTGATCGCGACCTTACCGCTGCTCATCGTCACCATGTTCTTTCAACGCAAGATTGTCGCTGGTCTCACCGCTGGCGCGGTAAAGGGGTAATCCGTGGCATCCGTAACCTTGGAAAATCTCAAGAAGACCTATCCCGGCGGCGTGGAGGTCGTGAAGGGCATCGACGTCGACATCGCCGATGGAGAGTTCGTGACCTTGGTCGGGCCCTCGGGCTGTGGAAAGTCCACCACGATGAACCTCATCGCCGGCTTGGAGGAGCCCACCTCGGGCACCATCCGCATCGATGGCCAAGTGGTGAACGACTGGTCGCCGAAGGACCGCGACGTGGCCATGGTCTTTCAGAGCTACGCGCTCTACCCGCACATGGACGTGCGGAAGAACATGGCGTTCCCGTTGGAGGTGGCCAAGCTGCCCGCCAAGGAGATCGAGTCGCGCGTGCGCGAGACGGCCGAGCGCCTCGGCATCGAGGCTCTGCTGAATCGAAAGCCGAAGGAGCTCTCGGGCGGCCAGCGTCAGCGCGTGGCGCTCGGGCGCGCGCTGGTGCGGCGCCCCAAGCTGTGCTTGTTCGACGAGCCGCTCAGCAACCTCGATGCAGCGCTCCGCAATCAAATGCGCGCCGAGTTGAAGAAGCTGCACGAGGATCTGAAGGCCACATTCATCTACGTGACACACGATCAGGCCGAGGCGATGACCCTCTCCGATCGCGTGGTGGTCCTGCACAAAGGCGTGGTGCAGCAGCTGGCCCCGCCCAAGG contains these protein-coding regions:
- a CDS encoding FAD-dependent oxidoreductase produces the protein MTAEGRDHAVVIGASIAGCLAARVLADRFAKVTILERHPIPQGTDSRKGVPQENHVHLLLRRGKLLLDDLFPGFLRELEERGAVVADLSRDVKFLHYEMWKRRFATGIEAHYCSRALIDDVIRGRLRRMPTVEMVDEALVQEPLADDTKRRIQGVRYVRKGETRVLPAALVVDASGRGSKAGAWLQELGYPLVERAAVETDLGYTTRLYQRRPEYADQWKVLLILPRPPGSRRMGVISPIEGDRWMVTTGGWFGEYPAPNEGAYLEFLRSLSVPDIYHVIKDAKPLSDIFTYRMKGGLRRHYERMDRFPEGFLVMGDALCCFNPLYSQGMSVCAMEAEALRRVIAPLPDGESVARSVRSAQRAIAEAVEPSWGMARSEDLRFPETEGERSSLLWLQHWYGAQLVRASARDRRVVTTLLKVVNLMEEGSQLQRPEIVLRVLRAWMRNLITKPFNVLSGSGSGSGFSGSGASDVV
- a CDS encoding ABC transporter ATP-binding protein produces the protein MASVTLENLKKTYPGGVEVVKGIDVDIADGEFVTLVGPSGCGKSTTMNLIAGLEEPTSGTIRIDGQVVNDWSPKDRDVAMVFQSYALYPHMDVRKNMAFPLEVAKLPAKEIESRVRETAERLGIEALLNRKPKELSGGQRQRVALGRALVRRPKLCLFDEPLSNLDAALRNQMRAELKKLHEDLKATFIYVTHDQAEAMTLSDRVVVLHKGVVQQLAPPKEIYAKPANVFVANFLGSPKINMVKARTLGCEEAVRKLSGGRDVLVGIRPEDITVGAGEPPVGAPMGRVYVVEPMGAETWVMVEIQGERVTARGGAAYAGHSGDTAWLQFDASRLTLFDAKTEKRIEHAI
- a CDS encoding sugar ABC transporter permease, with translation MVAPAVVILLVVAFYPIVATMWLSLHRMILVFHEEQFIGLGNYAFLLSDPRFWSALRNTAYFAAVAVAIELVLGLGFALLLNAAFPGRSLLRASILIPWAIPTVVSAKLWAWLFNPEYGLLTRMLPGQDVNWLGMPGYAMHAAILVDVWKTTPFVALLLLAGLQTIPQDIYKAAQVDGAGTLRQFFSITLPLLRNTIVVTLIFRTLDASRVFDAVYVLTEGGPANTTETLSIYAYKTLMRVGDFGYGSTLSVVTFLCVMGISLGYLKVLGVERGKGRA
- a CDS encoding sugar ABC transporter permease produces the protein MVEGKGNKLEGAAAVDPRLLVRESGIRGYLEDFRRRLRGGDLGALPVAIGLVVIWVTFYSLNENFLAPQNLSNLSLQIAATGTISVGIVLVLLLGEIDLSVGSVSGLTSAILAVLNVNQGMSATASILAALAAGAVVGAVHGFFFSRVGVPSFVVTLAGLIGWQGLQLYVLGKEGTINLPYEGGVASLTHTFFPPVVGYAIGAAIVAAYALLDVSASRRRAKAGLPTRPLSDTAIRAGLVAVAIFASVYVLNQAEGLPLALLIFVGFVAIFDWILRRTRYGRMIFAVGGNAEAARRAGIDVRLVRLSVYVLSSTMGAAGGVLAASRLFAVNQSSGGNNELLNAIAAAVIGGTSLFGGRGNTYSALLGMLVIGSISNGMYLLQLDSSVQFMITGGVLLAAVVIDSLSRRGRQSSGRA
- a CDS encoding carbohydrate ABC transporter permease, translating into MKRISLWFGLVAAVTFCAGPFVWQMITSLRPESDLLNLGLPSTLTLESYVGAFHGRPFGHVIVNSVIVAVVTTLFCLAVGASAAFALAKLDFRGRKALLFGSLAVSMFPPIATVSPLYLIIRSVGLLDHLTGLIIPDTTFALPLTLWILTGFFEDIPDELYRAARVDGCTPFQAFWKVLLPLAAPGLATTAILVFIFSWNEFLYALTFISTPEKRTIPVAISLFTGEHKEPWGEIAAASVIATLPLLIVTMFFQRKIVAGLTAGAVKG
- a CDS encoding ATP-binding cassette domain-containing protein — translated: MTNVLELRGISKRFGAVQALTDVNLDVAAGEVVALVGDNGAGKSTLIKVISGVITPDAGTITWEGKVTNITRPHDAQALGIATVFQDLALCDNLDVVGNLFLGRELGTGGVLDEIEMEKRSRELLHTLSVKIPSVRIAIASLSGGQRQSVAIARALLGQTKVVLLDEPTAALGVEQTAQVLDLIERLREQGLGVILISHNLADVRAVADRVVVLRLGKNGGTFRIDEVTHEQIVAAITGAQDNVVARRKARTEGRPQERAGGTVGEAKV
- a CDS encoding ABC transporter substrate-binding protein, translated to MSQSVIRLLTLALLVCISVSCRSGSSASGQNTPEPAKPPGKIRVVFKYQPLGSEPEPLRDLLADFERANPDIEVMTEVLPNASDVVHQYFLTSLEGKSREFDVFIADVVWIPEFARAGWISDISDALPPEVIKRDFLPGAAEAVIVQGKTYGAPWYVDAGLLYYRTDLVPRAPKTYEELIEFAKAARAKDPSLYGYVWQGRQYEGLVCNAYEALWGHGGKTMDNTRVLVDTKEGRAAMSYMRRLFTEGISPPSVTSAGEEDARHVFQQGRAVFMRNWPYCWGEAQKDGSPIKGKVGITTLPTVDGSPGHGALGGWQLALNANTPSWRREAALKLMTYLTSLQSGVKLAIAYGRNPSRKAAYQDADLRKSAPFVADLLPVLENAKPRPVTPYYGMLSDVLQSEFSAVVSGIRTPEASLDRAQKLLDHVTQGGS
- a CDS encoding sugar ABC transporter substrate-binding protein, with protein sequence MKTIVSRTSLARLVGSALVIAPALLACNKDQGSSASTNSSAAATAPAPAKPEADTIKIGLLLPETKTARYEAADRPFFVARLKEICPKCEVLYQNADQKTDKQQAQAESLLINGIKVLVIDPVDAKAVAGVIAKAKAQNVAVLAYERLAQGPADYHVSFDNEQVGRLQAQALLDALKKGGDPKRGKIVMINGSPTDPNAGSYKKGAHAVLDGQVNIGMEYDTPDWSPDKAQDEMQQAITAIGKKNIIGVYCANDGTASGAIAAMKGAGFADLPPVTGQDAELAAVQRIVAGQQYMTVYKAIKKEAIVAADMAYAMAQGKPYTEQKTVMINNGTKDIPSVLLAADVVTKENVKDTVIKDGFHAAPKVCEGTFAAACKTAGIL
- the nudK gene encoding GDP-mannose pyrophosphatase NudK; protein product: MSTGNPRVRIQKVEVLSNDWYVLKKTTFDYLRADGTWQTQSRETYDRGNGSVILLYNRDKKTVVLTRQFRFPAFVNGLADGMLIEACAGLLDNDDPETCIRREAEEETGYRVTNVRKIFEVYMSPGSVTEKLYFFVAEYSAGDKVSDGGGEANHGEDIEVLELPLEKALHMIETGAIADGKTIMLLQYAKLHRLVD
- a CDS encoding HAD family hydrolase; amino-acid sequence: MSSSAAGSRFAHVIFDWNGTLLDDFPLALRSVNHVLAKHSRSPIDADRYREFFGFPIRGFYERIGFNFNVSSIAFEDVMRDYLGVFDPALRDCPLHDGVLDLLDHLDACAIPASILTASHQDTLDATLHHFGLAHRFVHRIGLPDSNAHSKLELARDLQRRLEEREGITCERILYVGDTTHDGEIARAMGWGCVAIPRGHQPRSTLLADGLQLVERLHELQLLVGGTR